CGGATTGTCGGTTGCACCGCCCAGCCAGCCAGACATGGCTTGCGGCACCTGTTCCCAGGCGAGATAGAAGCCGAAGGCCGCGGCCGCGCAGATCATGATCATCACGACGGCGGAATCGCGCACCGACTCGGCAAGCACTTCCGGGATCTGCCGTAGCGTGAATTCACGGTAGCCGAAGACGGCGACGAAAAGCACATAGACGACCACCACGGCGCCGGCTTCGGTGGTGGTGAAGATGCCGTAGCGCGTGCCCGCGAAGATCACGACCGGGATCGACAATGCCCAAAGCCCGTCGATCAGCGCCCGGGTGCCCTCCGCCCGCGTGGCGCGCTCCTTGCGGAGCGGCTTGTAGCCACGTTTGCGGGCGATGAAATAGGTGGTGATCATCAGTCCGGCAGCGAGCACCAGGCCCGGCACGACACCGGCTGCGAAGAGCCGGCCGATGGAGGTTTCCGCCAGGAAACCATAGACGATGAGACCGATCGAAGGCGGGATGAGGCTGGTGATGATGGAGGCCGAGGATGTGATGACCGCCGCAAAGGCGCGGCTATAGCCTCGCTCCGCCATTTCGACGCCAAGGGTCTTCGCCAACATCGCAGCATCGGCGTTTGCCGACGCGGTCAGACCGCCGAGCAAGGTGCCGAGCACGGTGCACATCTGCGCCAGCGCTCCGGTCATGTGGCCGACCATCACGTCTGCGAGCGCCAGCAGGCGCCGGGTGATCCCCGATGCGTTCATGATGCAGCCGGCAAGCACGAACAGCGGCAGCGCCAGCAACGAGACGGATTGGCTGCCCTCCGCCATTTCCTGGGCGAAGTTCGCCAGCGGGATCATGTCCATGTTGATGACGAAGAAGGCGAGCGCTCCGATCGCCATGGCCCAGGTGATCGGCGTCGACAGCAGGAAGAGAACGACGACCAGGAGCGAGGGGCCAGCCAGATGGAAGAAGGTCATATCAGCGATTCCACATTGCGATGCAGGCGGATGGTCCAGGGTCTTTCGACAATGAGGTGCTGGACCAGCATACCGGCCGAGGCGAGTGCGAGCGGCCCGTAGGAAAGACTGCGCGACAGGTCGAGCGCGATCGTGTGCACATGCCGCGAGGTCCAGGCCTGCCACGCAAAGAGGACCGTCATGGCGATGAAGAAAAGCGCCAGCAGAAGATAGTTGAACCAGGCGACAGCCTTCTGCCAGCTTTCGGGGAAGGTTGCGACGAGAACGTCGATGGCGGCATGTGTGCCGAGGCGGACACCGGCGACTGCGCCGAAGAAGACGAGATAGGCAAAGGCCATGATCGCCAGTTCGTATGTCCAGGCAGCCGGCTGCGGGAAGATGTAGCGGCTGATCACGCCCCAAAGTATCGAAAATACGATGACGAGCAGCGCCGCAACGCCAATCGCCTCATCGGCGCGACGCAGACTGAGCAGAGGAATTGCTTCCTCCGGTGGTGAAGTTTCCATGGTTGCCTCGAAGTCCTAAGGGGCGGAATGGGAGTGGCGGCACCGAACGGGCGGACATGCCCGCGCGGCCTGGCGTCATCGCGCCGCGACGCGCGAGAGAATGTCCGGGCGTAGCCATTCGAGCCACGCCCGGTACAGCGTTACTCGGCCATTGCCTTCTGCACCTGATCGTACATTCCCGGCGTGATGTTCGGCACCTTCTCGTAGGCCGCGCGCGAGGCTTCGATGAAGGCTGGGACGTCGATGTCGGTGACGATTTCGACGCCGGAGGCAGCGAGCTGCTTGGCGTAGGCATCATCGGTCTCGAGCGTCATCTCAGTCAGTTCCTTGGCGATCGTCTGCCCCTCTTCGAGCAGGATCTTTTGCAGGTCTTCCGGCAGGCCGTTGAAGAACTGACTGGAAGCCACCCAGGCCGTGAACATGATCTGGTGACCGGTCTTCGAAATCACCTTGCGGGTTTCGTTCAGCTTTGCCCCGGCGATCGAGCCGAAGGGACCTTCGGCCGCGTCGACGACACCGGTCTGCAGGGCGTTGTAGACGTCGCCCCAGGGCAGTTCCGTCGGGCGGGCACCATAGTTGCCGAAGGTGGCCATCATGATCGGCGAGGACGGCACGCGAATGGTGACGCCGGCAAGGTCGGCCGGTGAGCGCACCGGTTTGTTGGCGATGATGTGGCGATAGCCGAAGAGGCCATTCGGCATGATGATCTTGATGCCCTGCGCTTCCAGCTTGCCGGACAGCTCCTTGTAGAGATCCGAGGCGAAGAGACGGTCGGTCGCGGCGAGATCCGGATAGACATAGGGTCCGGCCAGGATCGACAGGTCCGGAACGAACTGGCCGAGCTGGCCATAGTCCGTGGCGCTGAGCAGGCTCGCCCCACTCATGACCATTTCGTTGACCTTCTTCTGCGCCCCAAGCTGATCA
The nucleotide sequence above comes from Ensifer adhaerens. Encoded proteins:
- a CDS encoding TRAP transporter small permease; protein product: METSPPEEAIPLLSLRRADEAIGVAALLVIVFSILWGVISRYIFPQPAAWTYELAIMAFAYLVFFGAVAGVRLGTHAAIDVLVATFPESWQKAVAWFNYLLLALFFIAMTVLFAWQAWTSRHVHTIALDLSRSLSYGPLALASAGMLVQHLIVERPWTIRLHRNVESLI
- a CDS encoding TRAP transporter large permease, with amino-acid sequence MTFFHLAGPSLLVVVLFLLSTPITWAMAIGALAFFVINMDMIPLANFAQEMAEGSQSVSLLALPLFVLAGCIMNASGITRRLLALADVMVGHMTGALAQMCTVLGTLLGGLTASANADAAMLAKTLGVEMAERGYSRAFAAVITSSASIITSLIPPSIGLIVYGFLAETSIGRLFAAGVVPGLVLAAGLMITTYFIARKRGYKPLRKERATRAEGTRALIDGLWALSIPVVIFAGTRYGIFTTTEAGAVVVVYVLFVAVFGYREFTLRQIPEVLAESVRDSAVVMIMICAAAAFGFYLAWEQVPQAMSGWLGGATDNPLLMLLLINVLLIVIGTAIEGSAALIILTPMLIPIIDGVGIDRVHFGVVFITNLTIAGITPPVGGLMYISSMVLKVPMMAYAREVLPYLAMMMVLLVMLSMFPQLSLWLPNLVYGTSAVQ
- a CDS encoding C4-dicarboxylate TRAP transporter substrate-binding protein — encoded protein: MKTLIVAAALAALSCCGIANAQEYSLRFSTSQVNPNEPIVKAMKTYAERVGERSGGRIAITVMTGDQLGAQKKVNEMVMSGASLLSATDYGQLGQFVPDLSILAGPYVYPDLAATDRLFASDLYKELSGKLEAQGIKIIMPNGLFGYRHIIANKPVRSPADLAGVTIRVPSSPIMMATFGNYGARPTELPWGDVYNALQTGVVDAAEGPFGSIAGAKLNETRKVISKTGHQIMFTAWVASSQFFNGLPEDLQKILLEEGQTIAKELTEMTLETDDAYAKQLAASGVEIVTDIDVPAFIEASRAAYEKVPNITPGMYDQVQKAMAE